A genomic window from Archocentrus centrarchus isolate MPI-CPG fArcCen1 chromosome 2, fArcCen1, whole genome shotgun sequence includes:
- the LOC115790925 gene encoding OX-2 membrane glycoprotein-like isoform X2, with protein sequence MMVHDVFVYLLVVCGVLPAALTAVIQTQQTVLAAVGEDAEFSCQLLETKDVLQVTWQKISADGVDTVATYNKYFGQRVNAAFTDKVEFKHTGLQNCSIVIRNVTEQDEGCYHCLFHRYSEGSLRGRTCLQVYELHEPVLDVRESNSPAEWVVSCSATGRPAPTVTLSVSQQHLSFSQYNTVSVSNTNATFTVTTTAVLSGSRRNSTQVGCAARVLSAPQIEVIQVIPEDDDDDDDDDDDDDDDLTWIIAFGLVISVCVAVAVVICKNRKRNKTPLIEMENKGISEC encoded by the exons ATGATGGTACAcgatgtgtttgtgtatctgctTGTTGTGTGTGGAGTCCTTCCAGCGG CTCTAACAGCagtgatccaaacacagcagactgTGCTGGCAGCAGTGGGAGAAGATGCTGAATTCAGCTGTCAGCTCTTGGAGACTAAAGACGTCCTTCAGGTCACATGGCAGAAAATCTCAGCTGATGGGGTTGACACTGTTGCCACTTACAACAAGTACTTTGGTCAGAGAGTGAATGCTGCATTTACAGATAAAGTTGAGTTTAAACATACTGGACTACAGAACTGCTCCATAGTCATCAGGAATGTGACAGAGCAGGATGAAGGCTGCTATCACTGTCTGTTTCACAGATACAGTGAAGGCTCTCTGAGAGGGAGAACCTGCCTCCAAGTCTACG aGCTGCATGAACCTGTTCTTGATGTCAGAGAGTCAAACTCTCCTGCAGAGTGGGTTGTTTCCTGTTCAGCCACTGGTCGACCTGCTCCCACTGTAACACTCAGTGTCTCACAACAACACCTCAGCTTCTCCCAGTACAACACTGTCAGTGTGTCCAACACCAACGCTACATTCACTGTCACCACTACAGCTGTGCTCTCAGGTTCACGGAGAAACAGCACACAGGTGGGATGTGCAGCACGAGTGCTCTCTGCTCCTCAGATAGAGGTCATTCAGGTCATtcctgaggatgatgatgatgatgatgatgatgatgatgatgatgatgatg ATTTGACGTGGATCATTGCGTTTGGTTTGGTGAtctctgtttgtgttgctgttgctgtCGTCATatgtaaaaacaggaaaag gAATAAAACCCCTTTAATCGAGATGGAGAACAAGGGGATCAGTGAGTGCTGA
- the LOC115790936 gene encoding OX-2 membrane glycoprotein-like, which translates to MMVHSVFVYLLSVCGVLPAALTAVIQTQQTVLAAVGEDAEFSCQLLETKDVLQVTWQKIIPNEEENVATYNKDFGQRVNDGFTDKVEFKYTGLQNCSIVIKNVTEQDEACYLCLFYTYPEGSLTARTCLQVYELHEPVLDVRESNSPAEWVVSCSATGRPAPTVTLSVSQQHLSFSQYNTVSVSNTNATFTVTTTAVLSGSRRNSTQVGCAARVLSAPQIEVIQVIPVAKQTSDDRDADLTWIIVFGVVICVCVAVVVIICKNRKRRSEMKAVA; encoded by the exons ATGATGGtacacagtgtgtttgtgtatctgctttctgtgtgtggaGTCCTTCCAGCAG CTCTAACAGCagtgatccaaacacagcagactgTGCTGGCAGCAGTGGGAGAAGATGCTGAATTCAGCTGTCAGCTCTTGGAGACTAAAGACGTCCTTCAGGTCACATGGCAGAAAATTATACCCAATGAGGAGGAGAACGTTGCCACCTACAACAAGGATTTTGGTCAGAGAGTGAATGATGGATTTACAGATAAAGTTGAGTTTAAATATACTGGACTACAGAACTGCTCCATAGTCATCAAGAACGTGACAGAGCAGGATGAAGCCTGCTATCTCTGTCTGTTCTACACTTATCCTGAAGGCTCTCTGACAGCGAGAACCTGCCTCCAAGTGTATG AGCTGCATGAACCTGTTCTTGATGTCAGAGAGTCAAACTCTCCTGCAGAGTGGGTTGTTTCCTGTTCAGCCACTGGTCGACCTGCTCCCACTGTAACACTCAGCGTCTCACAACAACACCTCAGCTTCTCCCAGTACAACACTGTCAGTGTGTCCAACACCAACGCTACATTCACTGTCACCACTACAGCTGTGCTCTCAGGTTCACGGAGAAACAGCACACAGGTGGGATGTGCAGCACGAGTGCTCTCTGCTCCTCAGATAGAGGTCATTCAGGTCATTCCTGTGGCCAAACAGACGTCTGATGATCGTGATGCCG ATTTGACGTGGATCATTGTGTTTGGTGTGgtgatctgtgtttgtgttgctgttgttgtcatCATatgtaaaaacaggaaaag GCGCTCTGAAATGAAGGCGGTGGCCTGA
- the LOC115798768 gene encoding OX-2 membrane glycoprotein-like: MVHGVFVYLLSVCGVLPAALTAVIQTQQTVLAAVGEDAEFSCQLLETKDVLQVTWQKISPAVQDNVATYNKYFGQRVNAGYKDKVEFKYAGLQNCSIVIKNVTEQDKACYLCLFHTYPEGSLTGRTCLQVYALTAVIQTQQTVLAAVGEDAEFSCQLLETKDVLQVTWQKISADVEVNVATYNKYFGQRVNDRFKDKFKFKYTGLQNCSIVIRNVMEQDEGCYHCLFNTYPEGSFIGRTCLQVYELHKPLLDVRESNSPAEWVVSCSATGRPAPTVTLSVSQQHLNFSQYNTVSVSNTNATFTVTTTAVLSGSRRNSTQVGCAARVLSAPQIEVIQVIPEVKQTSDDRDADLTWIIVFGVVICVCVAVVVVIICKNRKRRSEMNEVT; encoded by the exons CTCTAACAGCagtgatccaaacacagcagactgTGCTGGCAGCAGTGGGAGAAGATGCTGAATTCAGCTGTCAGCTCTTGGAGACTAAAGACGTCCTTCAGGTCACATGGCAGAAAATCTCACCTGCTGTGCAGGATAATGTTGCCACCTACAACAAGTACTTTGGTCAGAGAGTGAATGCTGGATATAAAGATAAAGTTGAATTTAAATATGCTGGACTACAGAACTGCTCCATAGTCATCAAGAACGTGACGGAGCAGGATAAAGCCTGCTATCTCTGTCTGTTCCATACATACCCTGAAGGCTCTCTGACAGGAAGAACCTGCCTCCAAGTGTATG CTCTAACAGCagtgatccaaacacagcagactgTGCTGGCAGCAGTGGGAGAAGATGCTGAATTCAGTTGTCAGCTCTTGGAGACTAAAGACGTCCTTCAGGTCACATGGCAGAAAATTTCAGCTGATGTGGAAGTGAATGTTGCCACCTACAACAAGTACTTTGGTCAGAGAGTGAATGATAGATTTAAAGATAAATTTAAGTTTAAATATACTGGACTACAGAACTGCTCCATAGTCATCAGGAATGTGATGGAGCAGGATGAAGGCTGCTATCACTGTCTGTTTAACACTTATCCTGAAGGCTCCTTCATTGGTAGAACCTGCCTCCAAGTCTATG AGCTGCATAAACCTCTTCTTGATGTCAGAGAGTCAAACTCTCCTGCAGAGTGGGTTGTTTCCTGTTCAGCGACTGGTCGACCTGCTCCCACTGTAACACTCAGTGTCTCACAACAACACCTCAACTTCTCCCAGTACAACACTGTCAGTGTGTCCAACACCAACGCTACATTCACTGTCACCACTACAGCTGTGCTCTCAGGTTCACGGAGAAACAGCACACAGGTGGGATGTGCAGCACGAGTGCTCTCTGCTCCTCAGATAGAGGTCATTCAGGTCATTCCTGAGGTCAAACAGACGTCTGATGATCGTGATGCCG ATTTGACGTGGATCATTGTGTTTGGTGTGgtgatctgtgtttgtgttgctgttgttgttgtcatcatatgtaaaaacaggaaaag GCGCTCTGAAATGAACGAGGTGACCTGA
- the LOC115790925 gene encoding OX-2 membrane glycoprotein-like isoform X1, whose protein sequence is MLVHGLHVYLLLVCGVLEAALTAVIQTQQTVLAAVGEDAEFSCQLLETKDVLQVTWQKISADGVDTVATYNKYFGQRVNAAFTDKVEFKHTGLQNCSIVIRNVTEQDEGCYHCLFHRYSEGSLRGRTCLQVYELHEPVLDVRESNSPAEWVVSCSATGRPAPTVTLSVSQQHLSFSQYNTVSVSNTNATFTVTTTAVLSGSRRNSTQVGCAARVLSAPQIEVIQVIPEDDDDDDDDDDDDDDDLTWIIAFGLVISVCVAVAVVICKNRKRNKTPLIEMENKGISEC, encoded by the exons ATGTTGGTACATGGTCTGCATGTGTATCTGCTTTTAGTGTGTGGGGTCCTTGAAGCAG CTCTAACAGCagtgatccaaacacagcagactgTGCTGGCAGCAGTGGGAGAAGATGCTGAATTCAGCTGTCAGCTCTTGGAGACTAAAGACGTCCTTCAGGTCACATGGCAGAAAATCTCAGCTGATGGGGTTGACACTGTTGCCACTTACAACAAGTACTTTGGTCAGAGAGTGAATGCTGCATTTACAGATAAAGTTGAGTTTAAACATACTGGACTACAGAACTGCTCCATAGTCATCAGGAATGTGACAGAGCAGGATGAAGGCTGCTATCACTGTCTGTTTCACAGATACAGTGAAGGCTCTCTGAGAGGGAGAACCTGCCTCCAAGTCTACG aGCTGCATGAACCTGTTCTTGATGTCAGAGAGTCAAACTCTCCTGCAGAGTGGGTTGTTTCCTGTTCAGCCACTGGTCGACCTGCTCCCACTGTAACACTCAGTGTCTCACAACAACACCTCAGCTTCTCCCAGTACAACACTGTCAGTGTGTCCAACACCAACGCTACATTCACTGTCACCACTACAGCTGTGCTCTCAGGTTCACGGAGAAACAGCACACAGGTGGGATGTGCAGCACGAGTGCTCTCTGCTCCTCAGATAGAGGTCATTCAGGTCATtcctgaggatgatgatgatgatgatgatgatgatgatgatgatgatgatg ATTTGACGTGGATCATTGCGTTTGGTTTGGTGAtctctgtttgtgttgctgttgctgtCGTCATatgtaaaaacaggaaaag gAATAAAACCCCTTTAATCGAGATGGAGAACAAGGGGATCAGTGAGTGCTGA